acatgggtaggtcctctgtagggaacatgggtaggtcctctctaggactgaacatgggtaggtcctctgtaggactgaacatgggtaggtcctctctaggactgaacatgggtaggtcctctgtaggactgaacatgggtaggtcctctgtaggactgaacatgggtaggtcctctgtagggaacatgggtaggtcctctgtaggactgaacatgggtaggtcctctgtaggactgaacatgggtaggtcctctgtaggactgaacatgggtaggtcctctgtaggactgaacatgggtaggtcctctgtaggactgaacatgggtaggtcctctgtaggactgaacgtgggtaggtcctctgtaggactgaacatgggtaggtcctctgtaggactgaacatgggtaggtcctctgtaggactgaacatgggtaggtcctctgtagggaacatgggtaggtcctctatagggaacatgggtaggtcctctgtagggaacatgggtaggtcctctgtagggaacatgggtaggtcctctgtaggactgaacatgggtaggtgctctgtaggactgaacatgggtaggtcctctgtaggactgaacatgggtaggtACTCTGTAGGgaacatgggtaggtcctctgtagggaacatgggtaggtcctctctaggactgaacatgggtaggtcctctgtagggaacatgggtaggtcctctgtagggaacatgggtaggtcctctgtaggactgaacatgggtaggtcctctctaggactgaacatgggtaggtcctctctaggactgaacatgggtaggtcctctgtagggaacatgggtaggtcctctgtagggaacatgggtaggtcctctgtaggactgaacatgggtaggtcctctgtagggaacgtgggtaggtcctctgtaggactgaacatgggtaggtcctctctaggactgaacatgggtaggtcctctctaggactgaacatgggtaggtcctATGTAGGgaacatgggtaggtcctctCTAGGACTGAACGtgggtaggtcctctgtaggactgaacatgggtaggtcctctctaggactgaacatgggtaggtcctctgtagggaacatgggtaggtcctctgtagggaacatgggtaggtcctctgtaggactgaacatgggtaggtcctctgtagggaacatgggtaggtcctctgtagggaacatgggtaggtcctctgtaggactgaacatgggtaggtcctctgtaggactgaacatgggtaggtcctctgtaggactgaacatgggtaggtcctctgtaggactgaacgtgggtaggtcctctgtaggactgaacgtgggtaggtcctctgtaggactgaacGTGGGTAGGTTCTCTCTAGGACTGAACGtgggtaggtcctctgtaggactgaacatgggtaggtcctctgtaggactgaacatgggtaggtcctctgtagggaacatgggtaggtcctctgtaggactgaacatgggtaggtcctctgtagggaacatgggtaggtcctctctaggactgaacatgggtaggtcctctctaggactgaacatgggtaggtcctctgtagggaacatgggtaggtcctctgtagggaacatgggtaggtcctctgtaggactgaacatgggtaggtgctctgtaggactgaacatgggtaggtcctctgtaggactgaacatgggtaggtcctctgtaggactgaacatgggtaggtcctctgtaggactgaacgtgggtaggtcctctgtaggactgaacgtgggtaggtcctctgtaggactgaacGTGGGTAGGTTCTCTCTAGGACTGAACGtgggtaggtcctctgtaggactgaacatgggtaggtcctctgtaggactgaacatgggtaggtcctctgtagggaacatgggtaggtcctctgtaggactgaacatgggtaggtcctctgtagggaacatgggtaggtcctctCTAGGGCAGACCTGACCTGTGtgttgacctgacctgacctgacctgacctgtgttgacctgtgttgacctgacctgtatgttgacctgacctgacctgacctgtatgttgacctgacctgacctgacctgacctgacctgtatgttgacctgacctgacctgacctgacctgtatgttgacctgacctgacctgacctgtatgttgacctgacctgacctgacctgtatgttgacctgacctgacctgtatgttgacctgacctgacctgacctgacctgtgtgttgacctgacctgtatgttgacctgacctgtgtgttgacctgacctgtgtgttgacctgacctgtgtgttgacctgacctgtatgttgacctgacctgtatgttgacctgacctgtgtgttgacctgacctgtatgttgacctgacctgtatgttgacctgacctgtatgttgacctgacctgtatgttgacctgacctgtatgttgACCTGACCTGTGTGTTGACCTGACCTGTGTGTTGACCGGACCTGTgtgttgacctgacctgtatgttgacctgacctgtgtgttgacctgacctgtatgttgacctgacctgtatgttgacctgacctgtgtgttgacctgacctgtatgttgacctgacctgtatgttgacctgacctgtatgttgacctgacctgtatgttgacctgacctgtgtgttgacctgacctgtgtgttgacctgacctgtatgttgacctgacctgtgtgttgacctgacctgtgtgttgacctgacctgtatgttgacctgacctgtgtgttgacctgacctgtatgttgacctgacctgtgtgttgacctgacctgtatgttgacctgacctgtgtgttgacctgacctgtatgttgacctgacctgtatgttgacctgacctgtatgttaACCTGACCTGTgtgttgacctgacctgtatgttgacctgacctgtatgttgACCTGACCTGTGTGTTGACCTGACCTGTGTGTTGACCTGACCTGTGTGTTGACTGGACCTGTatgttgacctgacctgtatgttgacctgacctgtatgttgacctgacctgacctgacctgtgtgttgacctgacctgtgtgttgacctgacctgtatgttgacctgacctgtatgttgacctgacctgtatgttgacctgacctgacctgacctgtatgttgacctgacctgtatgttgacctgacctgtatgttgacctgacctgacctgacctgtatgttcacctgacctgtatgttgacctgacctgtatgttgacctgacctgtgtgttgacctgacctgtatgttgacctgacctgtatgttgacctgacctgacctgacctgtatgttcacctgacctgtatgttgacctgacctgtatgttgacctgacctgacctgacctgtatgttcacctgacctgtatgttgacctgacctgtatgttgacctgacctgacctgacctgtatgttcACCTGACCTGTGTGTTGACCTGACCTGTGTGTCTCTTTCCCCAGGTGAGCCAGAGTTTAAGTACATCGGAAACATGCACGGCAACGAGGCGGTCGGACGGGAACTCATCGTCTACCTGGCCCAGTACCTCTGTAACCAGTACCAACAGGTAATGTTACCTGGCCCAGTACCTCTGTAACCAGTACCAACAGGTAATGTTACCTGGCCCAGTACCTCTGTAACCAGTACCAACAGGTAATGTTACCTGGCCCAGTACCTCTGTAACCAGTACCAACAGGTAATGTTACCTGGCCCAGTACCTCTGTAACCAGTACCAACAGGTAATGTTACCTGGCCCAGTACCTCTGTAACCAGTACCAACAGGTAATGTTACCTGGCCCAGTACCTCTGTAACCAGTACCAACAGGTAATATAACCTTTAGTTTGGATCCTTCgatgctgattggctaaaacaACATTTAATAATGACGATATAACTTTAATTATCATTATGATGTTCTTGATATGGCAACTGACAAGGAAAAGGTAACATGTTGATGTGTTTTAGCAGGGCAACTAAACGATCACAGAGTTAATATGTTGATGTGTTATCACAGGGCAACGAGTCGATCACAGAGttaatatgttgttgtgttgtaacagggcAACTAAACGATCACAGAGTTAATATGTTGATGTGTTATCACAGGGCAACGAGTCGATCACAGAGTTAATATGTTGATGTGTTATCACAGGGCAACGAGTCGATCACAGAGTtaatatgttgttgtgttatcacaGGGCAACGAGTCGATCACAGAGttaatatgttgttgtgttgtaacagggcAACTAAACGATCACAGAGTTAATATGTTGATGTGTTATCACAGGGCAACGAGTCGATCACAGAGttaatatgttgttgtgttgtaacagggcAATTAAACGATCACAGAGTTAATATGTTGATGTGTTATCACAGGGCAACGAGTCGATCACAGAGTTAATATGTTGATGTGTTATCACAGGGCAACTAAACAATCACAGAGttaatatgttgttgtgttgtaacagggcATCTAAACGATCACAGAGTTAATATGTTGATGTGTTATCACAGGGCAACGAGTCGATCACAGAGTTAATATGTTGATGTGTAATCACAGGGCAACTAAACAATCACAGAGTTAATATGTTGATGTGTTATCACAGGGCAACGAGTCGATCACAGAGTTAATATGTTGATGTGTTATCACAGGGCAACTAAACGATCACAGAGttaatatgttgttgtgttgtaacagggcAACTAAACGATCACAGAtgtaacatgttgttgtgttatagcaGGGCAACTAAACGATCACAGAGttaatatgttgttgtgttgtaacaggacaACTAGTCGATTTCAGAGTTCATATGTTGTTATGTTGTAACAGGGCAACTAAACGATCACAGAGttaatatgttgttgtgttgtaacagggcAACTAAACGATCACTGAGttaatatgttgttgtgttgtaacagggcaactagtctatcacagagttAGTAAATGTTGTGTTATCACAGGGCAACTAGTCAATCACAGAGTTAGTAAATGTTGTGTTATCACAGGGcaactagtctatcacagagttAGTAAATGTTGTGTTATCACAGGGCAACTAGTCGATCACAGAGTTAATATGTTGATGTGTTAGATTTAATATGTTGATGTGTTATAGCAGGGCAACTAGTCGATCACAGTGTtaatatgttgttgtgttatcacaGGGCAACGAGTCGATCACAGAGTTAATATGTTGTTTTGTTATAACAGGACAACTAGTCGATCACAGAGTTAATATGTTGTTGTGTCATCACAGGGCAACGAGTCGATCATCGATCTGATCCACACCACACGTATCCACCTGATGCCCTCCATGAACCCTGATGGCTTTGAGAAGGCTGCCTCCCAGGTAATACACAACACACAGACTGGTTCATGGGTTTGGTCTTATGGACAGACTAGGTaacatctctcttccctctgtgtGTCAGTCGGGGGAGCTGAAGGATTGGTTCGTTGGTCGTAGTAACGCCCAGGGGGTGGACCTGAACAGGAACTTCCCTGACCTGGACCACATCGTCTACGGCAACGAGAAGGAGGGCGGAGCCAACAACCACCTGCTCAACAACATGAAGAAGGCCGTCGACGAAAATACCaaggtaacacacctgtctgtctggtaacacacctgtctgtctggtaacacacctgtctgtctggtaacacacctgtctgtctggtaacacacctgtctggtaacacacctacctgtctggtaacacacctgtctgtctggtaacacacctgtctgtctggtaacacacctgtctgtctggtaacacacctgtctggtaacacacctgtctgtctggtaacacacctgtctgtctggtaacacacctgtctgtctggtaacacacctgtctgtctggtaacacacctgtctgtctggtaacacacctgtctgtctggtagcacacctgtctgtctggtaacacacctgtctgtctggtaacacacctgtctgtttgtctgtctggtagcacacctgtctgtctggtaacacacctgtctgtctgtctgtctggtaacacacctgtctgtctggtttcacacctgtcggtctgtctgtctggaaacacacctgtctgtctggtaacacacctgtctgtctgtctgtctggtaacacacctgtctgtctggtaacacacctgtctgtctgtctgtctggtaacacacctgtctgtctggtagcacacctgtctgtctggtaacacacctgtctgtctggtaacacacctgtctgtctggtaacacacctgtctgtctgtctgtctggtaacacacctgtctgtctggtagcacacctgtctgtctggtaacacacctgtctgtctggtagcacacctgtctgtctggtaacacacctgtctgtctgttaacacacctgtctgtctgttaacacacctgtctgtctggtagcacacctgtctgtctggtaacacacctgtctgtctgtctgtctggtaacacacctgtctgtctggtttcacacctgtcggtctgtctgtctggaaacacacctgtctgtctggtaacacacctgtctgtctgtctgtctggtaacacacctgtctgtctggtaacacacctgtctgtctgtctgtctggtaacacacctgtctgtctggtagcacacctgtctgtctggtaacacacctgtctgtctggtaacacacctgtctgtctggtaacacacctgtctgtctgtctgtctggtaacacacctgtctgtctggtagcacacctgtctgtctggtaacacacctgtctgtctggtagcacacctgtctgtctggtaacacacctgtctgtctgttaacacacctgtctgtctgttaacacacctgtctgtctggtagcacacctgtctgtctggtaacacacctgtctgtctgtctgtctggtaacacacctgtctgtctggtaacacacctgtctgtctggtaacacacctgtctgtctggtaacacccagccatctgtctgtctggtaacacacctgtctgtctgtctgtctggtaacacccagccatctgtctgtctgttaacacacctgtctgtctggtaacacacctgtctgtctgtctgtctgtctgtctgtctgtctgtctgtctgtgttgtctccagctggctccagagaccaaggcagtgatcctgtctgtctgtgttgtctccagttagctccagagaccaaggccgtgatcctgtctgtctgtgtgtctccagttagctccagagaccaaggccgtgatcctgtctgtctgtgtgtctccagttagctccagagaccaaggcagtgatcctgtctgtctgtgttgtctccagttagctccagagaccaaggcagtgatcctgtctgtctgtgttgtctccagctggctccagagaccaaggcagtgatcctgtctgtctgtgttgtctccagctggctccagagaccaaggccgtgatcctgtctgtctgtgtgtctccagtTAGCTCCAGAAACCAAGGcagtgatcctgtctgtctgtgttgtctccagatggctccagagaccaaggcagcgatcctgtctgtctgtgttgtctccagttagctccagagaccaaggcagtgatcctgtctgtctgtgttgtctctagctagctccagagaccaaggcagtgatcctgtctgtctgtgttgtctccagctagctccagagaccaaggcagtgatcctgtctgtctgtctgtgttgtctccagcTATCTCCAGAGACAAAGGgagtgatcctgtctgtctgtgttgtctccagctggctccagagaccaaggcagtgatcctgtctgtct
Above is a genomic segment from Salvelinus fontinalis isolate EN_2023a unplaced genomic scaffold, ASM2944872v1 scaffold_0357, whole genome shotgun sequence containing:
- the LOC129845744 gene encoding uncharacterized protein LOC129845744 isoform X7 translates to MGRSSVGLNIGRSSVGLNMGRSSVGLNMGRSSVGNMGRSSVGNKGRCSVGLNMGRSSVGLNMGRPPVGLNMGRASVGLNMGRSSVGLNMGRSSLGLNMGRSSVGNMGRSSVGNMGRSSVGLNMGRSSVGLNMGRSSVGNMGRSSVGNMGRSSLGLNMGRSSVGLNMGRSSLGLNMGRSSVGLNMGRSSVGLNMGRSSVGNMGRSSVGLNMGRSSVGLNMGRSSVGLNMGRSSVGLNMGRSSVGLNMGRSSVGLNVGRSSVGLNMGRSSVGLNMGRSSVGLNMGRSSVGNMGRSSIGNMGRSSVGNMGRSSVGNMGRSSVGLNMGRCSVGLNMGRSSVGLNMGRYSVGNMGRSSVGNMGRSSLGLNMGRSSVGNMGRSSVGNMGRSSVGLNMGRSSLGLNMGRSSLGLNMGRSSVGNMGRSSVGNMGRSSVGLNMGRSSVGNVGRSSVGLNMGRSSLGLNMGRSSLGLNMGRSYVGNMGRSSLGLNVGRSSVGLNMGRSSLGLNMGRSSVGNMGRSSVGNMGRSSVGLNMGRSSVGNMGRSSVGNMGRSSVGLNMGRSSVGLNMGRSSVGLNMGRSSVGLNVGRSSVGLNVGRSSVGLNVGRFSLGLNVGRSSVGLNMGRSSVGLNMGRSSVGNMGRSSVGLNMGRSSVGNMGRSSLGLNMGRSSLGLNMGRSSVGNMGRSSVGNMGRSSVGLNMGRCSVGLNMGRSSVGLNMGRSSVGLNMGRSSVGLNVGRSSVGLNVGRSSVGLNVGRFSLGLNVGRSSVGLNMGRSSVGLNMGRSSVGNMGRSSVGLNMGRSSVGNMGRSSLGQT